Proteins encoded within one genomic window of Amycolatopsis nigrescens CSC17Ta-90:
- a CDS encoding F0F1 ATP synthase subunit epsilon, producing MAEISVELVAVERRLWSGKATFVVAQTTEGELGIMPGHEPTLGQLVEGGVVKVTTTDGDTFTAAVHGGFLSVTNTGVSILAETAELADEIDVAAAKSALSGDDETERARASARLRAAGQSA from the coding sequence GTGGCTGAGATTTCCGTCGAGCTGGTCGCCGTCGAGCGCCGACTCTGGTCGGGCAAAGCCACGTTCGTGGTGGCCCAGACCACCGAGGGCGAGCTCGGCATCATGCCAGGTCACGAGCCCACACTCGGCCAACTGGTCGAGGGCGGGGTGGTGAAGGTGACCACCACGGACGGCGACACGTTCACCGCCGCGGTCCACGGCGGTTTCCTGTCGGTGACCAACACCGGCGTGAGCATTCTGGCCGAGACGGCAGAACTCGCCGACGAGATCGACGTGGCCGCGGCCAAGTCGGCGTTGTCCGGAGACGACGAGACGGAGCGTGCGCGAGCCAGCGCCAGGCTCCGCGCGGCTGGTCAATCGGCCTGA
- a CDS encoding DUF2550 domain-containing protein, with translation MEITLVVLGLLLVLAVVVVWYPLRWVRMRRGGGVSVALRWRPDNQRAGWHLGIGKYEGDSFAWYRVWSLRTGPDRVFKRTSLEIAERRDPIGTESYAVPAGSTVLRCESDTQEAIEIAMGPGALTGFLSWLESAPPGRRLPRAS, from the coding sequence GTGGAGATAACGTTGGTTGTCCTGGGGCTCCTGCTCGTGCTGGCCGTCGTCGTGGTCTGGTACCCGCTTCGGTGGGTGCGGATGCGCCGTGGCGGCGGGGTCAGCGTGGCCCTGCGCTGGCGGCCGGACAACCAGCGGGCCGGCTGGCATCTTGGCATTGGCAAGTACGAAGGCGACTCGTTCGCCTGGTACCGGGTGTGGAGCCTGCGGACCGGCCCGGACCGGGTGTTCAAGCGGACCAGCCTGGAGATCGCCGAGCGCCGCGACCCGATCGGCACGGAGTCCTACGCGGTACCCGCCGGCTCGACCGTGCTGCGGTGCGAGTCGGACACCCAGGAGGCCATCGAGATCGCGATGGGCCCCGGCGCGCTGACCGGCTTCCTCTCCTGGCTGGAGTCGGCTCCACCCGGTCGCCGCCTGCCCCGCGCGTCCTGA
- a CDS encoding helix-turn-helix domain-containing protein: MAPTPSDARRRELGAELIRRRTLAGLTGRELARKAGWSPSTVSRMESGQGSANEVAVTTYLAHCGVPGPEVAEVLKLAKETEEGYLLRRDGLRTLVLHETTATAISGTAPLVVPGLLQTEEYARAVIRQSAEAAEEDIEARVAIRLDRQTLFRRWRPPRLTFYLYEAALRCSFGSNRVMNEQMLHLSFLCDRPQITLRVVPLSRGGTLALAGHFWLMEYAAHGPMLYRENLFASLFIENTGDINFSRGRLAQLANDALTEGQSRSYLAELANKYDRPD, translated from the coding sequence ATGGCCCCCACTCCCTCCGATGCGCGCCGCCGAGAGCTGGGCGCCGAACTGATCAGACGCCGCACTCTCGCCGGTCTCACCGGCCGTGAGCTTGCCCGGAAAGCCGGCTGGTCCCCGAGCACGGTCTCGCGCATGGAAAGCGGCCAAGGCTCGGCCAACGAGGTCGCTGTCACCACCTATCTGGCCCACTGCGGCGTCCCCGGCCCCGAAGTAGCGGAAGTGCTCAAGCTCGCCAAGGAAACCGAGGAGGGCTACCTCCTCCGGCGAGATGGGTTGAGAACTCTGGTTCTGCACGAGACGACCGCCACCGCGATCAGCGGGACTGCGCCGCTCGTGGTCCCTGGACTGCTTCAGACCGAGGAATATGCCCGTGCGGTCATCCGGCAGTCAGCTGAAGCCGCCGAGGAGGACATCGAAGCCAGGGTTGCGATCCGCCTGGACCGGCAGACGCTGTTCAGGCGTTGGCGGCCACCGCGGCTCACGTTCTACCTGTACGAGGCGGCGTTGCGCTGCTCCTTTGGCAGTAATCGTGTGATGAATGAGCAGATGCTGCATCTGTCCTTCCTCTGCGACCGGCCACAGATAACCCTGCGTGTGGTGCCTTTGTCTCGTGGAGGAACATTGGCGCTGGCCGGACACTTCTGGCTCATGGAGTACGCAGCGCACGGTCCGATGCTGTATCGCGAGAACTTGTTCGCCTCCTTATTCATTGAAAACACAGGGGACATCAACTTCTCCCGCGGGCGGCTCGCGCAACTCGCGAATGATGCCCTGACTGAGGGACAATCGAGGTCGTACCTTGCGGAGCTCGCAAACAAGTACGACAGACCCGATTGA
- a CDS encoding DUF397 domain-containing protein yields the protein MNWQKSSYSGGGEECVEVALEPAEVGVRDTKDRDGGQLTFTPSAWYAFCHTLAPTR from the coding sequence ATGAACTGGCAGAAGAGCAGCTACAGCGGCGGCGGCGAAGAGTGCGTCGAGGTGGCTCTCGAGCCAGCCGAGGTCGGTGTCCGCGACACCAAGGACCGGGACGGCGGCCAGCTCACCTTCACCCCCTCCGCCTGGTACGCCTTCTGCCACACCTTGGCTCCCACACGGTGA
- a CDS encoding ribonuclease domain-containing protein has product MLDYLQSHNYTPPPGIAGGKIFEDRERKLPVCDDGGGSQWREFDVYPPGPSGRLADRIVICFAQRIPLYSRQYSPDHFATFDPFVWGTHGKPSP; this is encoded by the coding sequence ATGCTGGACTACTTGCAGTCGCACAACTATACGCCCCCGCCTGGGATCGCCGGAGGAAAGATATTCGAGGATCGGGAACGTAAGCTACCCGTATGTGATGATGGAGGCGGCAGTCAGTGGCGGGAGTTCGATGTCTACCCGCCAGGGCCTAGTGGACGCTTGGCGGACCGCATCGTCATCTGTTTCGCGCAGCGTATCCCATTGTATTCCAGGCAATATTCGCCCGACCACTTCGCGACCTTTGATCCCTTTGTTTGGGGGACGCACGGGAAGCCGAGCCCATAG
- a CDS encoding barstar family protein, protein MNLDLSWADLVVPSDKRSGRPGSADTWAMLLEADAADFVNAVTKLEREPVEGGAHVATVDGARCETKQNLFAEFADKLNFPGYFGGNWDAFEECISDLVVIDGIGGHGIGSEFGLGNGISASLLMLAISRAELLLLGGSHEDRQILVSILRRAASGGNLTEITGPRRLADLRVIFQSDSTGFPSLDRRLADAGLRGSLRRTE, encoded by the coding sequence ATGAACTTGGATCTGTCCTGGGCCGACCTGGTCGTCCCGAGCGATAAGCGCTCGGGGCGACCAGGTTCCGCCGACACGTGGGCCATGTTGCTCGAAGCCGATGCCGCGGATTTCGTCAACGCCGTTACGAAGCTTGAACGCGAGCCAGTTGAGGGCGGGGCACACGTTGCGACGGTTGACGGCGCGCGATGCGAGACGAAGCAGAACTTATTTGCCGAGTTTGCTGACAAGCTGAACTTTCCGGGATACTTTGGCGGCAATTGGGACGCATTTGAAGAATGTATCAGCGATCTAGTTGTCATTGACGGTATCGGCGGTCACGGGATCGGGTCAGAATTTGGCCTCGGAAACGGTATTTCTGCGAGTTTGCTGATGCTGGCCATCTCGCGCGCCGAGCTGCTCTTGCTAGGAGGGTCACACGAAGATCGGCAGATCCTTGTATCTATTCTTCGTCGGGCGGCCTCTGGTGGGAATCTGACCGAGATTACCGGTCCGCGTCGTCTCGCTGATCTTCGGGTAATTTTCCAGAGCGATTCAACAGGCTTTCCAAGCCTGGACCGACGGCTGGCAGACGCCGGACTTCGGGGCTCGCTGAGGCGCACCGAGTAA
- a CDS encoding inositol monophosphatase family protein has product MYEDMPIAQLWSTLATELTPVLAGYREKITDLAVEIKSDQTLLTEADVAVQQLIVQSIRDMEPDAVIIAEEDARTEDRADVLRSAGRVWVVDPIDGTAQFVQPASVEFCSVVCVLENWQPSSAFVLAPELGSGRVPIAITAEADTGRISLNGRPAPTRSANGSGWISVTRSGGKVTSFDEAAANHGYRLKKKTSSQTLDMVRTAVDLSALTEPALPSFDLFWRRDQKVWDGLAGMCLGTAGGLRIVTEEDSAQPLGPELLSMHTPVLKSTVMGDPETVSWFLDLVR; this is encoded by the coding sequence ATGTATGAAGACATGCCTATCGCGCAGCTGTGGTCGACACTGGCAACCGAACTGACCCCCGTGCTGGCCGGATACCGGGAAAAGATCACGGACCTCGCCGTCGAGATCAAGTCCGACCAGACCTTGCTCACCGAGGCTGATGTCGCTGTTCAGCAACTGATCGTGCAATCGATCCGAGACATGGAGCCCGACGCCGTCATCATCGCGGAGGAGGACGCGCGCACGGAGGACCGCGCGGACGTCCTGCGGTCGGCGGGTCGAGTCTGGGTGGTCGATCCGATCGACGGAACGGCCCAGTTCGTCCAGCCGGCCAGCGTCGAGTTCTGCTCGGTGGTGTGCGTCCTGGAGAACTGGCAGCCCAGTTCGGCCTTCGTCCTGGCACCGGAACTCGGCTCGGGTCGAGTTCCCATCGCGATCACCGCCGAGGCCGATACCGGCCGCATTTCACTCAACGGGCGTCCCGCACCGACTCGGTCTGCGAATGGTTCTGGATGGATATCCGTCACCAGGTCCGGCGGAAAGGTGACGTCTTTCGACGAAGCAGCGGCGAACCACGGTTACCGACTGAAGAAAAAGACCAGCTCACAAACATTGGACATGGTCCGCACCGCAGTAGACCTGAGCGCACTCACTGAACCGGCCCTGCCGAGCTTCGACCTGTTCTGGCGGCGGGATCAGAAGGTCTGGGACGGCCTCGCCGGCATGTGCCTTGGCACCGCGGGCGGCTTGCGCATCGTGACCGAAGAGGATTCCGCTCAGCCGCTCGGTCCTGAACTGCTGAGCATGCACACCCCGGTGCTGAAGTCGACGGTCATGGGTGACCCCGAGACCGTCTCGTGGTTCTTAGACCTGGTCAGATGA
- a CDS encoding S1 family peptidase produces the protein MRTRSLVAGMLAGAAAVLGLAMPAAAASGPQPLIVGGVDATETYGFMASMQSKDGEHNCGASLIDKQWLVTAAHCVTDPSTNETLAPGDWQYRIGTTDRTTGGEVGEVDKFIAHEKWDWNGPGQFDIALAHLSKPVEAAPIAIGASPQAGTDVREIGWGLTCPTRGCGEAPVTLQELDTKIAEDSACGDGYDAQSELCMDNKGGEASACYGDSGGPAVVKDGDKWTLVGATSRGQTASCPEKEGIYTDVTSYKEWITSQIS, from the coding sequence ATGAGGACACGTTCTCTCGTCGCCGGAATGCTCGCCGGTGCCGCAGCAGTGCTCGGGCTGGCCATGCCCGCGGCCGCCGCTTCTGGCCCGCAGCCGTTGATCGTCGGCGGTGTGGACGCGACCGAAACGTACGGCTTCATGGCATCCATGCAGTCCAAGGACGGCGAGCACAACTGCGGCGCTTCGCTGATCGACAAGCAGTGGCTGGTCACCGCCGCGCACTGCGTGACCGACCCGAGTACGAACGAGACACTCGCCCCAGGCGACTGGCAGTACCGGATCGGCACCACCGACCGCACCACCGGCGGCGAGGTCGGCGAGGTGGACAAGTTCATCGCGCACGAGAAGTGGGACTGGAACGGACCCGGCCAGTTCGACATCGCGCTGGCGCATCTGAGCAAGCCGGTGGAGGCCGCGCCGATCGCGATCGGCGCCTCGCCGCAGGCCGGCACCGACGTCCGTGAGATCGGCTGGGGCCTGACCTGCCCGACCCGCGGCTGCGGGGAGGCGCCGGTGACGCTGCAGGAACTGGACACCAAGATCGCCGAGGACTCGGCCTGCGGTGACGGCTACGACGCGCAGAGCGAGCTGTGCATGGACAACAAGGGCGGCGAGGCGAGCGCCTGCTACGGCGACTCCGGCGGCCCGGCCGTGGTGAAGGACGGCGACAAGTGGACGCTGGTCGGCGCCACCAGCCGCGGCCAGACCGCGAGCTGCCCGGAGAAGGAAGGCATCTACACCGACGTCACTTCCTACAAGGAGTGGATCACTTCCCAAATCTCCTGA
- a CDS encoding energy-coupling factor transporter transmembrane component T family protein translates to MNSGYHPGNSWLHRIPAGPKLAGLLVLVTGVLFGGPVWLVGAELVVTALLYPAAGLPPRILWRHTRILLPFLVLIVGFQLLVANWQKAVGIGGQLLIAVLLAGLVTVTTRVSEMLALFEKLARPLDRIGVSSRRAALVLALTVRCVPMVAAAWQSSSDAYRARGMRRGSWRMVVPVIVRLLRSAEALGDAITARGIDAPPRR, encoded by the coding sequence ATGAACAGCGGCTACCACCCGGGAAACTCCTGGCTGCACCGGATTCCGGCCGGGCCGAAGCTGGCCGGGCTGCTCGTGCTGGTGACCGGGGTGCTGTTCGGCGGGCCGGTCTGGCTCGTCGGCGCGGAGCTGGTGGTGACCGCGCTGCTCTATCCGGCGGCCGGGCTGCCGCCGCGCATTCTTTGGCGCCACACCAGGATTCTGCTGCCGTTCCTGGTACTGATCGTGGGGTTTCAGCTGCTCGTCGCGAATTGGCAAAAGGCGGTGGGCATCGGCGGGCAGCTGCTGATCGCGGTGCTGCTGGCCGGGCTGGTCACGGTGACCACCAGGGTGAGCGAAATGCTGGCGCTGTTCGAAAAACTGGCCAGGCCGCTGGACCGGATCGGGGTCAGTTCGCGAAGGGCGGCGCTGGTGCTGGCGCTGACCGTGCGATGCGTGCCGATGGTCGCCGCGGCCTGGCAGTCCTCAAGCGACGCTTATCGCGCACGCGGTATGCGGCGCGGCTCGTGGCGGATGGTGGTGCCGGTGATCGTCCGGCTGCTGCGCTCCGCCGAAGCGCTCGGCGATGCGATTACCGCGCGAGGGATAGACGCGCCGCCGCGCCGCTGA
- a CDS encoding energy-coupling factor ABC transporter ATP-binding protein has product MITVEEVHHSYDDHPVLHGIDLELAEPRIGIIGANGSGKSTLARMFNGLVLPRRGRVLVDGLDTRKHGHRIRRRVGFMFPDADTQIIMPTVAEDVAIGLSRHGFDKSEVDRRTTEILAAHGLAEHHDHPAHLLSGGQKQMLALASVLVTEPEILVCDEPTTLLDLRNVRVVVEALESLPQQVILLTHHLEMLSGFDRVLVVDEGRIVCDDKPDPAIEHYTALMSR; this is encoded by the coding sequence GTGATCACCGTCGAGGAGGTGCACCACTCCTACGACGATCACCCGGTGCTGCACGGCATCGACCTGGAACTGGCCGAGCCGCGGATCGGCATCATCGGCGCGAACGGTTCCGGCAAGTCCACCCTGGCCAGGATGTTCAACGGGCTGGTGCTGCCGCGCCGGGGCAGGGTGCTGGTGGACGGGCTGGACACCCGCAAGCACGGTCACCGGATCCGCCGCCGGGTCGGTTTCATGTTCCCGGACGCGGACACCCAGATCATCATGCCCACGGTGGCCGAGGACGTCGCGATCGGACTGAGCAGGCACGGCTTCGACAAGTCCGAAGTGGACCGGCGAACGACGGAGATCCTTGCCGCGCACGGGCTCGCCGAGCACCACGACCATCCGGCGCACCTGCTTTCCGGCGGGCAGAAGCAGATGCTCGCGCTGGCCTCGGTACTGGTCACCGAGCCGGAGATCCTGGTCTGCGACGAACCGACCACCCTGCTCGACCTGCGCAACGTGCGGGTGGTCGTCGAGGCGCTGGAATCCTTGCCGCAGCAGGTGATCCTGCTGACCCACCACCTGGAGATGCTGTCCGGGTTCGACCGGGTCCTGGTGGTGGACGAGGGCAGGATCGTGTGCGACGACAAGCCCGATCCGGCGATCGAGCACTACACCGCGCTGATGAGCCGATGA
- a CDS encoding biotin transporter BioY → MTESATPEPEARRKGPGLLPRDLALIALFAALIAVLGLPGSFALFGAAVPITAQTLGVMLAGSILGAKRGFLAVLAFLALVAAGLPLLAGGRGGIAAFAGPSGGYLFGWLLGVTVIGLLVRKSRTVPRLVLANALGGIVAIYLIGIPFTAWRVDSGFFATVVSATQYLPGDAIKVVLSALITAGVARSYPIPEAGKRRGEG, encoded by the coding sequence GTGACTGAGTCCGCGACACCCGAACCCGAAGCCCGCCGGAAAGGCCCCGGGCTGCTGCCCCGCGACCTGGCCCTGATCGCCCTGTTCGCGGCGCTGATCGCGGTACTCGGCCTGCCCGGCAGCTTCGCGCTGTTCGGCGCCGCGGTGCCGATCACCGCGCAGACCCTCGGCGTGATGCTGGCCGGCAGCATCCTCGGCGCCAAACGCGGTTTTCTCGCCGTGCTGGCCTTTCTCGCGCTGGTCGCGGCCGGGCTGCCGCTGCTGGCCGGCGGGCGCGGCGGCATCGCGGCCTTCGCCGGGCCGTCCGGTGGCTACCTGTTCGGCTGGCTGCTCGGCGTGACCGTGATCGGACTGCTGGTGCGGAAGTCCAGGACCGTGCCGCGGCTGGTGCTGGCGAACGCGCTGGGCGGCATCGTGGCGATCTACCTGATCGGCATCCCGTTCACCGCATGGCGGGTGGACAGCGGGTTCTTCGCCACCGTCGTCTCGGCCACCCAGTACCTGCCGGGCGACGCGATCAAGGTGGTGCTCAGCGCGTTGATCACCGCCGGGGTGGCCCGCTCCTACCCGATTCCCGAAGCCGGAAAGCGGCGGGGCGAAGGGTGA
- a CDS encoding cob(I)yrinic acid a,c-diamide adenosyltransferase produces MVVRINRVYTKVGDTGTTALGDGSRVPKTDPRLGAYADVDEANSVIGLAIALGGLTDEISGVLRAVQNDLFDVGADMCAPVVPDPPYEPLRITERYIERLEGWCDEFNERLPKLTSFILPGGTTGAAFLHQARTVARRAERSGWALVEADGERANALAVKYLNRLSDLLFILARLANPDGDVLWKPGGSD; encoded by the coding sequence ATGGTCGTTCGGATCAATCGCGTTTACACCAAGGTCGGGGACACCGGCACCACCGCGCTCGGCGACGGCTCCCGGGTGCCGAAGACGGATCCGCGGCTGGGCGCCTACGCCGACGTGGACGAGGCCAACTCGGTGATCGGGCTGGCGATCGCGCTCGGCGGGCTCACCGACGAGATCAGCGGCGTGCTGCGCGCCGTGCAGAACGATCTCTTCGACGTCGGTGCCGACATGTGCGCTCCGGTCGTACCCGACCCTCCGTATGAGCCCTTGCGGATCACCGAGCGCTACATCGAGCGCCTCGAAGGCTGGTGCGACGAGTTCAACGAGCGGCTGCCGAAGCTCACCTCGTTCATCCTGCCCGGCGGCACCACCGGCGCCGCCTTCCTGCACCAGGCCCGCACGGTGGCAAGGCGGGCAGAGCGCAGCGGCTGGGCGCTGGTGGAGGCGGACGGCGAACGCGCCAACGCGCTGGCCGTGAAATACCTGAACCGGCTGTCCGACCTGCTGTTCATCCTGGCCAGGCTGGCCAACCCGGACGGCGACGTGCTGTGGAAGCCCGGCGGCAGTGACTGA
- a CDS encoding M16 family metallopeptidase, with protein sequence MTLTEAGDASYTLPEVNRTEVDGVPVFWNHRPGRLKASLIFGVGQAGEGFLDYGITHLVEHLVMRAVSTERYENNAATGVLNTSFEVASNPGTVIDHLARLCAALTDLDTGSLDLERGVVTAEERDNGGPSIVEWLPSTLWFGNQAYGLLGNIQLAPVTADADRVRAWAARWFHRGNAALVLSGPPPHGLRLPLPDGPRGTPPRVTPFELLTPAWTAVPNGVLGCALVRWGPAMACALNVLENRLTEQLRHRDGLVYQVVSDFQLVGPELAVAGFGTDLPDADAGRAAEVIQSVLADLGRTGPTADELADDRASLAEGLEEPEFAEYTAVDAAMAELTGWPSVTEHQLSVLRGLRAEDVAAAASELAGNLVLCTPGERPPAGLTELSGFPVPPVTGKPVKRSLFGSSVPKGYRLVSGPEGLTSYSSESDIPVAVVRFDDLAGVGLETEEHADEPILHLYTTHGGSIALRAADWRGGRALVREVRQRIEPALCFRTPEPMRLIEPAGSGNDRP encoded by the coding sequence ATGACGCTGACCGAAGCCGGCGACGCGAGCTACACGCTCCCGGAGGTAAACCGCACCGAAGTGGACGGGGTGCCGGTGTTCTGGAACCACCGGCCGGGACGACTCAAGGCCAGCCTGATCTTCGGCGTCGGCCAGGCCGGCGAAGGCTTTCTGGACTACGGAATCACCCACCTCGTAGAACATCTCGTGATGCGCGCGGTGAGCACCGAGCGCTACGAGAACAACGCCGCCACCGGCGTGCTGAACACCAGCTTCGAAGTGGCCAGCAACCCGGGCACGGTGATCGACCACCTCGCCCGCCTCTGCGCGGCACTGACCGACCTGGACACCGGTTCGCTGGACCTGGAGCGCGGGGTGGTCACCGCGGAGGAACGCGACAACGGCGGCCCGTCCATCGTGGAGTGGCTGCCGTCCACGCTGTGGTTCGGCAACCAGGCGTACGGCCTGCTCGGCAACATCCAGCTCGCCCCGGTGACCGCGGACGCGGACCGGGTGCGCGCCTGGGCGGCCCGCTGGTTCCACCGCGGCAACGCGGCGCTGGTGCTCTCCGGTCCCCCGCCGCACGGGCTCCGGCTGCCGCTGCCGGACGGCCCGCGCGGCACCCCGCCGCGGGTGACGCCGTTCGAGCTGCTGACCCCGGCCTGGACAGCGGTGCCGAACGGGGTGCTCGGCTGCGCGCTGGTGCGCTGGGGCCCTGCCATGGCCTGCGCGCTGAACGTGCTGGAGAACCGGCTGACCGAGCAGCTCAGGCACCGCGACGGGCTGGTCTACCAGGTGGTGAGCGACTTCCAGCTGGTCGGTCCGGAGCTCGCGGTCGCCGGGTTCGGCACCGACCTGCCGGACGCCGACGCCGGGCGCGCGGCGGAGGTGATCCAGTCGGTGCTGGCCGATCTCGGCCGCACCGGGCCCACCGCGGACGAGCTGGCCGACGACCGGGCGAGCCTGGCCGAGGGGCTGGAGGAGCCGGAGTTCGCCGAGTACACCGCCGTGGACGCGGCCATGGCCGAGCTGACCGGCTGGCCGTCCGTCACCGAGCACCAGCTCAGCGTGCTGCGCGGGCTGCGCGCCGAGGACGTCGCCGCAGCGGCCAGCGAGCTGGCAGGCAACCTGGTCCTCTGCACTCCCGGTGAACGGCCGCCTGCCGGGCTGACGGAACTGTCCGGCTTCCCGGTGCCGCCGGTGACCGGGAAACCGGTCAAGCGCAGCCTGTTCGGTTCCTCGGTGCCCAAGGGCTACCGGCTGGTGTCCGGGCCGGAGGGGCTGACCTCGTACTCCAGCGAAAGCGACATTCCGGTCGCCGTGGTCCGGTTCGACGATCTCGCCGGAGTGGGCCTGGAGACCGAGGAGCACGCGGACGAGCCGATCCTGCACCTGTACACCACGCACGGCGGCTCGATCGCGCTGCGGGCCGCGGACTGGCGTGGTGGCCGCGCGCTGGTGCGCGAGGTGCGGCAGCGGATCGAGCCCGCGCTGTGCTTCCGGACACCTGAACCGATGCGCCTGATCGAACCCGCCGGTAGCGGAAACGACCGGCCGTAG
- the murA gene encoding UDP-N-acetylglucosamine 1-carboxyvinyltransferase, translated as MSEHFDVHGGGRLVGEVDVVGAKNSVLKLMAAALLAEGTTTITNCPQILDVPLMGDVLRSVGCEVEIDGDTARITTPAELSHRADSPAMGKLRASVCVLGPLMGRLKQAVVALPGGDAIGSRPLDMHQNGLRKLGATSMIEHGCVVAKSDGLHGAQIWLDFPSVGATENILMAAVLAEGTTVIDNAAREPEIIDICMMLNEMGAKVEGAGTSTLTVHGVDELHPTEHRVIGDRIVGATWAFAAAMTRGDLTVRGVNPHHLDLVLEKLRLAGAEVTTFDDKGFRVVQQERPESVDFVTLPYPGFATDLQPFAVALSAVSRGTSMITENVYEARFRFIEEMVRLGGDARTDGHHAVVRGVERLSSAPVWASDIRAGAGLVLAGLCADGVTEVWDVFHIDRGYPHFVENLNRLGARIERVKTEPDRS; from the coding sequence ATGAGTGAGCACTTCGACGTGCATGGCGGCGGGCGACTGGTCGGCGAGGTCGACGTCGTAGGGGCCAAGAACAGCGTCCTCAAGCTGATGGCGGCCGCGCTGCTGGCCGAGGGCACCACCACCATCACCAACTGCCCGCAGATCCTGGACGTCCCGTTGATGGGTGACGTGCTGCGCAGCGTGGGCTGTGAAGTCGAGATCGACGGCGACACCGCGCGGATCACCACCCCCGCCGAGCTGTCCCACCGCGCCGACTCGCCGGCGATGGGCAAGCTGCGCGCGTCGGTCTGCGTGCTGGGTCCGCTGATGGGGCGGCTGAAGCAGGCCGTGGTGGCGCTGCCCGGTGGCGACGCGATCGGCTCGCGGCCGCTGGACATGCACCAGAACGGGCTGCGCAAGCTGGGCGCGACCAGCATGATCGAGCACGGCTGCGTGGTGGCCAAGTCCGACGGGCTGCACGGCGCGCAGATCTGGCTGGACTTCCCGAGCGTGGGCGCGACCGAGAACATCCTGATGGCGGCGGTGCTCGCGGAGGGCACCACGGTGATCGACAACGCGGCGCGCGAGCCGGAGATCATCGATATCTGCATGATGCTCAACGAGATGGGTGCCAAGGTCGAAGGCGCCGGCACCTCCACGCTGACCGTGCACGGCGTGGACGAGCTGCACCCGACCGAGCACCGGGTGATCGGCGACCGGATCGTCGGCGCCACCTGGGCCTTCGCCGCGGCGATGACCCGTGGTGACCTGACCGTGCGCGGGGTGAACCCGCATCACCTCGACCTGGTGCTGGAGAAGCTGCGGCTGGCCGGCGCGGAGGTGACCACCTTCGACGACAAGGGTTTCCGGGTGGTGCAGCAGGAGCGGCCGGAGTCGGTGGACTTCGTGACGCTGCCCTACCCCGGGTTCGCCACCGACCTGCAGCCGTTCGCGGTGGCGCTGTCCGCGGTCTCGCGGGGTACGTCGATGATCACCGAGAACGTGTACGAGGCGCGGTTCCGGTTCATCGAGGAGATGGTCCGGCTCGGAGGCGACGCCAGGACCGACGGTCACCACGCGGTGGTGCGCGGGGTGGAACGGCTCTCCAGCGCGCCGGTGTGGGCGTCGGACATCAGGGCCGGGGCCGGGCTGGTGCTGGCCGGGCTGTGCGCGGACGGGGTCACCGAGGTGTGGGACGTGTTCCACATCGACCGCGGCTACCCGCACTTCGTGGAGAACCTCAACCGCCTCGGCGCGCGCATCGAGCGGGTCAAGACCGAGCCCGACCGCTCCTGA
- a CDS encoding LysE family translocator translates to MTWSSYASYLVFVVLVVLAPGPDTMVMLKNSLAGGTRGGLLATAGVTMGNLVQGTAVALGLGTLIVHSQPLFQTLRWAGVVYLCYLGFQALRGAWRGDYRATDDIGARTSGFRRWREGFLSNMTNPKVLALYLSVLPQFLDPGRTSTWEALLLAYTVAVLGGLWLLVLMFFVHKVRVWLKRRKVRRALDAVTGTALIGFGVALATES, encoded by the coding sequence GTGACATGGAGTTCTTACGCCAGCTACCTGGTCTTCGTCGTACTCGTCGTACTCGCGCCCGGACCGGACACCATGGTGATGCTGAAGAACTCGCTCGCCGGCGGGACCAGGGGCGGGCTGCTCGCGACCGCCGGGGTCACCATGGGCAACCTGGTGCAGGGCACCGCGGTCGCGCTCGGTCTCGGCACCCTGATCGTGCACTCGCAGCCGCTGTTCCAGACGCTGCGCTGGGCCGGCGTCGTCTACCTCTGCTACCTGGGCTTCCAGGCGCTGCGCGGGGCGTGGCGTGGCGACTACCGAGCCACCGACGACATCGGCGCCAGGACCAGCGGATTCCGCCGCTGGCGCGAAGGATTCCTGTCCAACATGACCAACCCGAAGGTGCTCGCGCTGTACCTCTCCGTGCTACCGCAGTTCCTCGACCCCGGCCGGACCAGCACCTGGGAGGCGCTGCTGCTCGCGTACACCGTCGCCGTGCTGGGTGGACTCTGGCTGCTGGTGCTGATGTTCTTCGTGCACAAGGTCAGGGTGTGGCTGAAGCGGCGGAAGGTCCGGCGCGCACTGGACGCCGTCACCGGCACCGCGCTGATCGGCTTCGGCGTCGCACTCGCCACCGAGTCCTAG